Proteins from a genomic interval of Arvicola amphibius chromosome 10, mArvAmp1.2, whole genome shotgun sequence:
- the LOC119824895 gene encoding insulin receptor substrate 1-like, whose protein sequence is MNPAGRGPTVSPGAESTDASLGPPFPWPCPPDVRLCGHLRKQKSQRRRFFVLRADPPRLECYESEKKFLASGCRPPRPRRSVSLEGACTISKRADARQRHLIVVYTSDSSLGVAAASEAEQQAWYSALLEVRASAAAAAATAMGLSPQEAPESWIFAPFQDVWPVTLRSKGLGRAPGLSSGTYRLCLGSGALSLLRKPGSKGSRDSRASPPPALRLSLLSVRRCGHADSFFFLELGRSAPTGPGELWMQAPDAVIAQNIHETVLAAMKRLGSSAVSGKDEPPSGDPPKSASAAPTRVPYETPVSAVQSRSPGERAKQGYLKTLERMGPTPSCKGLDLGGDYITMGVRDDYVHMAGGEVGDYMLMAPPGLPPTAARVAPGKSLQDCESTEYMPMSRLSPGPFYYELKEPELGHQGAPCSVRDRWRPTEARSCSSQLSEVSGDYMYIPDCVGMSGAKPGSLDNCLNYVDLDLVPPLEVPGAAPGESPHSYASIKF, encoded by the exons ATGAATCCGGCAGGTAGGGGTCCTACAGTCTCCCCCGGGGCCGAGTCCACCGACGCGTCACTTGGCCCACCATTTCCCTGGCCCTGCCCACCCGACGTGCGGCTCTGTGGCCACCTGCGGAAGCAAAAGTCCCAGCGCCGCCGCTTTTTCGTTCTGCGCGCCGACCCTCCGCGCCTGGAGTGCTACGAGAGCGAAAAGAAGTTCCTCGCCAGCGGCTGCCGCCCACCTCGACCCCGGCGCAGCGTGAGCCTGGAAGGCGCCTGCACTATCAGCAAGCGTGCGGATGCCCGCCAGCGCCACCTGATCGTCGTCTATACCAGCGACAGCAGCCTGGGCGTAGCGGCGGCCAGCGAAGCGGAGCAGCAAGCATGGTACAGCGCCCTGCTGGAGGTGCGCGCCTCTGCCGCTGCAGCTGCTGCCACTGCTATGG GTCTCAGTCCCCAAGAGGCCCCCGAGTCTTGGATCTTTGCCCCGTTCCAGGACGTCTGGCCTGTGACACTGCGGTCCAAGGGACTGGGGCGAGCACCAGGCCTGAGTAGCGGCACCTATCGCCTGTGCCTAGGTTCTGGGGCTCTAAGCCTCCTGCggaagccaggaagcaaaggctCCAGAGACAGTCGGGCATCACCACCACCGGCCCTGCGCCTATCCTTGCTCAGTGTGCGCCGCTGCGGCCATGCAGACTCGTTCTTCTTCCTGGAACTCGGGCGCTCAGCGCCCACGGGTCCCGGGGAGCTGTGGATGCAGGCGCCTGATGCAGTGATAGCCCAAAACATCCATGAGACCGTCCTGGCTGCCATGAAGAGGCTGGGGAGCAGTGCAGTCAGTGGCAAGGATGAGCCACCGTCCGGAGATCCTCCAAAGAGTGCTTCTGCAGCCCCTACCCGGGTACCGTATGAAACCCCTGTTTCTGCAGTGCAATCAAGAAGCCCGGGTGAGAGAGCAAAGCAGGGCTACCTCAAAACCTTGGAAAGGATGGGGCCCACACCCTCCTGCAAGGGGCTAGATCTGGGCGGGGACTATATCACCATGGGAGTCAGGGATGACTACGTGCACATGGCAGGGGGAGAGGTTGGTGACTACATGCTGATGGCACCTCCAGGCCTTCCCCCCACCGCTGCCAGGGTAGCTCCTGGCAAATCGCTCCAGGATTGTGAGAGCACAGAGTACATGCCCATGAGCAGACTCTCACCGGGGCCTTTTTACTACGAGCTCAAGGAGCCTGAGCTGGGCCATCAAGGTGCCCCCTGCAGCGTTAGGGACAGATGGAGACCCACAGAGGCTCGGTCCTGCTCTTCCCAGCTCTCAGAGGTATCTGGGGACTACATGTACATCCCAGACTGTGTAGGCATGAGCGGTGCTAAGCCCGGGTCCCTGGACAACTGCCTCAACTACGTGGACTTGGACCTAGTCCCTCCCCTGGAAGTGCCTGGAGCAGCCCCTGGGGAGAGTCCACATAGCTATGCCAGCATCAAGTTCTAG